One genomic region from Hoeflea algicola encodes:
- a CDS encoding Crp/Fnr family transcriptional regulator, whose translation MSRLDPSLIADLPPFAGMDRQSLEGMLAKAVSVRHPKDSHIFREAEKANSFFLLLDGFVRVVKVTPDGEQVIIRYIAAGELLGIAKALGRETYPANAVAAADCVLLSWRSSIWDAIVSTHPGFATNTYSLVGERLVGTQDRVVELATERVEQRVANAVLNLARQTGRKTEDGILIDFLISRQDISEMTGTTLHTVSRLLSSWETKGWIKSGRQRITIIEGHELMMLATARS comes from the coding sequence TTGAGCCGTCTTGATCCTTCCCTCATTGCCGATCTGCCGCCTTTCGCGGGAATGGATCGCCAATCTCTGGAGGGCATGCTCGCCAAGGCGGTCTCCGTCCGTCATCCGAAAGATTCGCATATTTTCCGGGAAGCCGAAAAGGCAAATTCGTTCTTTTTGCTTCTTGATGGATTTGTCCGCGTGGTCAAGGTGACTCCGGATGGCGAACAGGTCATCATCCGCTATATTGCCGCCGGCGAATTATTGGGAATTGCCAAGGCACTTGGCCGCGAAACCTATCCGGCGAACGCCGTGGCCGCAGCTGATTGCGTTCTGCTTTCATGGCGTTCCTCCATCTGGGATGCCATCGTTTCGACCCATCCGGGGTTTGCGACCAACACCTATTCGCTGGTCGGGGAACGGCTTGTCGGCACCCAGGACCGTGTTGTCGAGCTTGCCACCGAACGGGTCGAACAAAGGGTTGCCAACGCGGTTCTCAATCTCGCCAGGCAAACCGGACGCAAGACCGAGGATGGGATCCTGATCGACTTCCTGATTTCCCGCCAGGACATTTCCGAGATGACCGGGACGACGCTTCATACCGTTTCCCGCCTGCTCAGCAGCTGGGAAACCAAGGGATGGATCAAGAGTGGGCGCCAGCGGATCACCATCATTGAGGGACACGAGTTGATGATGCTGGCCACCGCGCGCAGTTAA
- a CDS encoding NnrS family protein, translated as MAIPRTRDYAGPALLSYGFRPFFLFGALYSGLSILLWLPQFYGELSLSTLFAPTDWHVHELYFGFLPAIITGFLFTAVPNWTGRMPLQGNGLLVLVMIWLAGRLAVTFSSYIGWQSALAIDVSFLIAVAMVIAREIIAGANWRNLKVLLPLLVLTLANIAFHLEAHFEGVSDYSRRLAALAAISLIMLIGGRVIPSFTRNWLVRENPGRLPAAFTRFDVVSIAVGVLALGFWTALPESMVTAVTMAVAALLQLLRVGRWAGERALRDPLVWILHVGYFFVPVGFALIAAAILWPDHVSQVAGVHALSVGAVGVMTLAMMVRSSLGHTGQALKAGRSGVFIFASVLVAAVARILAATTDSQTLALHVAAFAWMAAFVGFGVIFAPALLRRRRSKAER; from the coding sequence ATGGCAATTCCTCGAACCCGCGACTACGCCGGCCCGGCACTTCTGAGCTACGGTTTTCGCCCGTTTTTTCTGTTCGGCGCGCTCTATTCGGGGCTGTCGATTCTGCTCTGGCTACCGCAGTTCTATGGCGAGTTGAGCCTGTCGACACTGTTTGCGCCAACTGATTGGCACGTTCATGAACTCTATTTCGGTTTTCTGCCGGCGATTATCACCGGGTTCCTGTTCACCGCGGTTCCGAACTGGACCGGACGGATGCCGCTGCAGGGCAACGGCTTGCTGGTGCTGGTGATGATCTGGCTGGCCGGACGGCTGGCGGTGACATTTTCATCGTACATAGGCTGGCAGTCGGCACTGGCCATCGACGTGTCGTTTCTGATTGCCGTGGCGATGGTAATTGCCCGCGAAATCATTGCCGGCGCAAACTGGCGAAATCTGAAAGTGCTGTTGCCGCTGTTGGTGCTGACATTGGCCAACATCGCCTTTCACCTGGAAGCGCATTTTGAGGGCGTTTCCGATTACAGCCGTCGGCTGGCGGCACTGGCCGCAATCAGCCTGATCATGCTGATTGGCGGGCGGGTGATCCCAAGCTTTACCCGGAACTGGCTGGTGCGGGAAAACCCGGGGCGTTTACCGGCAGCGTTCACGCGTTTTGACGTTGTCTCGATTGCCGTCGGGGTCCTGGCCCTTGGGTTCTGGACGGCGTTGCCGGAATCGATGGTGACTGCGGTAACTATGGCGGTTGCGGCCCTGTTGCAATTGCTCCGGGTGGGGCGTTGGGCGGGCGAGCGCGCACTGCGTGATCCGCTGGTCTGGATCCTACATGTGGGCTACTTTTTCGTGCCGGTCGGCTTTGCCCTGATCGCAGCGGCCATTCTCTGGCCAGACCATGTTTCGCAAGTGGCTGGCGTGCACGCGCTCAGTGTCGGCGCGGTTGGCGTGATGACTTTGGCGATGATGGTGCGGTCTTCGCTGGGGCATACCGGACAGGCGCTGAAGGCGGGCCGCTCCGGTGTCTTCATCTTCGCATCGGTGCTGGTCGCAGCTGTTGCCCGCATCCTGGCGGCCACGACTGACAGCCAGACGCTGGCGCTGCATGTCGCGGCTTTTGCCTGGATGGCGGCGTTTGTCGGTTTCGGGGTGATCTTCGCTCCGGCGCTGCTGAGGCGGCGAAGATCAAAAGCCGAACGCTAA
- a CDS encoding DUF1858 domain-containing protein: MGKQEITIDMSMDVVMSHYPQTIAVLLALKMHCVGCVLSSFHSVGDAAHEHSRDAEPLLDMLNSAIAPDDKG, translated from the coding sequence ATGGGCAAGCAGGAGATAACAATCGATATGTCGATGGATGTGGTGATGAGCCACTATCCGCAGACAATTGCCGTGTTGCTGGCACTGAAGATGCATTGCGTCGGGTGCGTGCTGAGTTCGTTTCACAGCGTTGGTGATGCGGCGCACGAACATTCGCGCGATGCCGAACCATTGCTCGATATGCTCAACTCCGCAATCGCGCCCGACGACAAGGGCTGA